One genomic segment of Kogia breviceps isolate mKogBre1 chromosome 11, mKogBre1 haplotype 1, whole genome shotgun sequence includes these proteins:
- the SOWAHC gene encoding ankyrin repeat domain-containing protein SOWAHC, with amino-acid sequence MEGPVECGARDQAELEQPVGGALGGTHDQRARGRFREPGHSAADPADPSDPADGAPSAPPGRRPRGGPAEEGARPEVPGDAPRPGRPAPREAAGGSPQLRRGPGGADGSAAEEEGAGALTLDPLEHAWMLSAADGRWDSLEGLLACEPGLLAKRDFITGFTCLHWAAKHGRQELLALLVRFAGQHRLPVNINARTSGGYTALHLAAMHGHVEVVKLLVGAYDADVDVRDYSGKKPSQYLSPSTAEEIRTLVGALDEDEAESAAGSGGGRWRLSRVLPSTLISGRLSHALEDGGDHHHHHHHHHHHLAEGLAAGKAKEPGRKASGSSSGRMKPRLNKIRFRTQIIHTTPSFRDPEQPLEEGEDEEEDRSFKGHSSSFKLRPKSNVFG; translated from the coding sequence ATGGAGGGTCCAGTGGAGTGCGGGGCCCGGGACCAGGCCGAGCTAGAGCAGCCCGTCGGCGGCGCCCTGGGCGGGACGCACGACCAGCGCGCCCGCGGCCGCTTCAGGGAGCCGGGGCACTCGGCGGCAGACCCCGCCGACCCCTCCGACCCCGCGGACGGCGCCCCGAGCGCGCCCCCGGGGAGGCGGCCCCGCGGCGGCCCCGCGGAAGAGGGCGCGCGGCCCGAGGTGCCTGGCGATGCCCCGCGGCCCGGCCGCCCCGCGCCCCGGGAGGCGGCGGGCGGCTCCCCGCAGCTGCggcgcggccccgggggcgcggACGGCTCGGCGGCAGAGGAGGAGGGCGCGGGCGCGCTGACGCTGGACCCGCTGGAGCACGCGTGGATGCTGTCGGCCGCCGACGGCCGCTGGGACAGCCTAGAGGGGCTGCTGGCCTGCGAGCCCGGCCTGCTGGCCAAGCGCGACTTCATCACCGGCTTCACCTGCCTGCACTGGGCGGCCAAGCACGGCCGGCAGGAGCTGCTGGCCCTGCTGGTGCGCTTCGCGGGCCAGCACCGGCTGCCGGTGAACATCAACGCGCGCACAAGCGGCGGCTACACCGCGCTGCACCTGGCGGCCATGCACGGGCACGTGGAGGTGGTGAAGCTACTGGTCGGGGCCTACGACGCGGACGTGGACGTGCGCGACTACAGCGGCAAGAAGCCCTCGCAGTACCTGAGCCCGAGCACCGCAGAGGAGATCCGGACCCTAGTGGGCGCCCTGGACGAGGACGAAGCCGAGAGCGCGGCGGGCAGCGGGGGAGGGCGCTGGAGGCTCTCGAGGGTGCTGCCCTCGACCCTCATCTCCGGCAGGCTCTCGCACGCTCTGGAGGACGGCGgggaccaccaccaccaccaccatcaccatcaccatcacctggCCGAGGGATTGGCTGCGGGCAAAGCGAAGGAGCCGGGTCGCAAAGCCTCGGGCAGCTCTAGTGGGCGGATGAAACCCAGACTCAACAAAATCCGCTTCCGAACCCAGATCATCCACACCACACCCTCTTTCAGAGACCCGGAGCAgcccctggaggagggggaggacgaAGAGGAGGACCGGTCTTTTAAAGGCCACTCATCCTCATTCAAATTGAGACCCAAGTCCAATGTATTCGggtaa